In Coriobacteriia bacterium, the following are encoded in one genomic region:
- a CDS encoding glycosyltransferase family 4 protein, with protein sequence MSSKLRVVIVNNFSGPSVGRYGLRALPLVKGLLASGARVAVVAAAGSGFAHAAIDAGADVTAISMSRFRAPAIVHAIKDAAWRINANVISGTGYFTNLLVRQAAPANVKVVNTAARMPNVPVEFFGGNVEVTFRDLIDTVKRDRSDAYVAISQAVADALVRHGVPKDIITVIPNGIDADAFKEASTDLTGDGAGKIPVSTVKEKRRPLIFCAARNMDSSKGIDVLAEAAAHMLHTWPSDAPVLKPHFFVAGSGPEKNVLRDYAKGEGIEHDFQIVGYAPLIAPWYAACDITVMSSRAEAAAVVALEAMSLDKPVIASNVGGIPEVVIDGETGILVEPDDSAALADAIRDLVTDPQRAHAMGEAGGKRVRELFTERQMVDSYIELFKKLTEGQS encoded by the coding sequence AAATTACGTGTGGTAATCGTAAATAACTTCTCGGGTCCCAGCGTCGGGCGTTACGGTTTGCGCGCCCTTCCTCTCGTGAAAGGACTGCTCGCTTCGGGCGCACGTGTCGCCGTCGTGGCTGCCGCCGGTTCGGGTTTCGCGCATGCGGCCATCGACGCGGGAGCGGATGTGACCGCCATATCCATGTCGCGTTTTCGAGCTCCCGCCATCGTCCACGCCATAAAAGATGCCGCATGGCGCATAAATGCCAACGTAATCAGCGGTACCGGCTATTTCACCAATCTCTTGGTTCGCCAAGCCGCACCGGCAAACGTCAAAGTCGTCAATACCGCCGCACGTATGCCCAATGTCCCCGTTGAGTTTTTCGGCGGGAATGTCGAGGTGACGTTTCGCGACCTCATCGACACGGTCAAGCGCGACCGTTCCGATGCCTATGTCGCCATATCGCAAGCCGTGGCCGATGCCTTAGTCAGACATGGCGTTCCCAAAGATATCATCACCGTGATTCCCAATGGAATCGATGCCGACGCGTTCAAAGAGGCGTCGACCGACCTGACTGGGGACGGTGCCGGAAAGATTCCGGTGTCGACGGTCAAAGAGAAGCGCCGCCCGCTCATTTTTTGTGCGGCCCGAAATATGGACTCATCGAAAGGTATCGACGTACTGGCCGAGGCGGCCGCCCATATGTTGCACACGTGGCCGTCTGATGCGCCGGTGCTCAAGCCGCACTTTTTCGTGGCCGGTTCCGGTCCCGAGAAAAATGTTTTGCGCGATTACGCAAAAGGCGAAGGTATTGAGCATGACTTCCAAATCGTCGGCTATGCTCCGCTGATCGCACCGTGGTATGCGGCGTGTGACATCACCGTCATGTCGTCTCGCGCCGAGGCTGCCGCAGTCGTCGCGCTTGAGGCGATGTCGCTTGACAAGCCGGTGATTGCAAGTAACGTCGGCGGAATCCCCGAAGTCGTCATAGATGGGGAAACCGGTATTTTGGTCGAGCCCGATGATTCGGCCGCTTTGGCCGATGCGATTCGCGACTTGGTCACCGACCCGCAACGCGCCCATGCCATGGGCGAGGCCGGCGGCAAGCGCGTGCGCGAGTTATTCACCGAGCGACAGATGGTGGATTCCTACATTGAACTTTTCAAAAAACTGACAGAAGGACAAAGCTAG